The Pyrus communis chromosome 9, drPyrComm1.1, whole genome shotgun sequence genome has a segment encoding these proteins:
- the LOC137745782 gene encoding GPN-loop GTPase QQT2-like isoform X1 — protein MDIDSDSQKINIKSQEAGDPPVPMDSENSSAIKKNDGKENEELTNSMKKLQVEESSSGSGQAAVSNFKRKPVIVIVVGMAGSGKTTFMHRLVSHTHESNIRGYVMNLDPAVMTLPFGANIDIRDTVRYKEVMKQFNLGPNGGILTSLNLFATKFDEVVSVIEKRADQLDYVLVDTPGQIEIFTWSASGAIITEAFASTFPTVIAYVVDTPRSASPVTFMSNMLYACSILYKTRLPLVLAFNKIDVAQHQFALEWMEDFETFQAAVSADSSYSSNLAQSLSLVLDEFYKNLRSVGVSAVTGAGMKDFFNAIEASTDEYMETYKADLDKRRAEKQRLEEDHRKENMEKLRKDMEKSRGETVVLSTGLKDKDERGKAMMDEDEEDEVEEEDEVFSEDEEGIDEDEDEEVGRFSF, from the exons ATGGACATTGATTCCGATTCCCAGAAAATCAATATCAAATCCCAGGAAGCAGGCGACCCGCCAGTTCCCATGGACTCTGAAAACTCGTCTGCCATCaaa AAGAATGATGGGAAAGAAAATGAGGAGCTTACTAATTCAATGAAGAAACTCCAAGTTGAGGAATCGTCTTCTGGATCAGGGCAGGCAGCAGTGTCCAACTTCAAGAGAAAACCGGTTATTGTAATCGTTGTGGGCATGGCAG GGAGTGGCAAGACAACCTTTATGCATCGGTTGGTTTCACACACACATGAATCGAACATTCGTGGCTATGTGATGAATCTCGACCCGGCTGTGATGACTCTCCCGTTTGGTGCCAACATTGACATAAGGGATACTGTTCGGTACAAGGAGGTGATGAAACAGTTCAATCTTGGACCAAATGGTGGGATTTTGACTTCACTCAACTTGTTTGCTACCAAGTTTGATGAG GTTGTCTCTGTCATTGAGAAGCGAGCGGATCAGCTTGATTATGTTCTTGTGGACACTCCCGGTCAGATTGAGATATTCACTTGGTCGGCTTCTGGTGCTATCATCACAGAAGCATTTGCTTCAACATTTCCCACTGTAATCGCGTATGTGGTAGATACGCCTCGTTCAGCTAGTCCAGTTACTTTTATGAGCAATATGTTGTACGCTTGCAGTATCCTTTACAAGACAAGGCTGCCTCTTGTGTTGGCATTCAACAAGATTGACGTTGCTCAACATCAGTTTGCTTTGGAG TGGATGGAGGATTTTGAGACATTTCAAGCAGCAGTGAGTGCAGATAGTTCATACTCTTCAAATTTGGCTCAGAGCCTCTCCCTTGTGTTGGATGAATTCTATAAGAACTTGCGGTCTGTTGGAGTGTCTGCGGTTACTGGTGCTGGAATGAAGGATTTCTTTAACGCCATTGAAGCAAGTACTGACGAATACATGGAAACTTATAA GGCTGATCTGGACAAGAGACGGGCAGAGAAGCAACGATTAGAGGAGGACCACAGAAAGGAGAACATGGAGAAGTTAAGGAAGGATATGGAGAAATCCAGGGGAGAAACTGTGGTCTTGAGCACCGGTTTGAAGGACAAAGATGAGAGGGGTAAAGCCATGATGGAtgaggatgaagaagatgaagttgaAGAGGAAGATGAGGTTTTTTCTGAAGATGAGGAAGGtatagatgaagatgaagacgaAGAGGTTGGCAGGTTCTCATTTTAG
- the LOC137744673 gene encoding uncharacterized protein, protein METKTAAQDEQFYEDFEPFCQWNKEEGFNILEVHLPGFKRQDIRVQINNLGILNISGKQPRVEETTSALPSRFCKEIKISKNCTTNGIRAKFSGGILSITIPKKAQHSNASAGSHGADNAAWSSVNDYLVCLRSRVLRPRLSKKTAVVVILVMALGGYAVSRYTKSASSLNAFDLRELPSDQVP, encoded by the exons ATGGAAACCAAAACTGCAGCACAGGATGAGCAGTTTTATGAGGATTTTGAACCGTTTTGCCAATGGAATAAGGAGGAAGGATTTAACATTCTTGAAGTACATCTACCAG GTTTCAAAAGACAAGATATTAGAGTTCAAATCAACAATTTGGGCATCCTAAACATTAGCGGAAAGCAACCTAGGGTTGAAGAAACTACATCTGCTTTACCCAGCCGCTTCTGTAAAGAGattaaaatttctaaaaattgtACTACGAACGGAATCCGCGCTAAGTTTTCTGGTGGAATTCTTTCCATAACTATTCCAAAGAAAGCTCAGCATTCTAACGCATCAGCTGGATCACACGGGGCAGACAATGCTGCATGGTCGTCAGTTAATGACTACTTAGTTTGTTTAAGAAGCAGAGTTTTGAGGCCAAGACTGAGCAAGAAGACAGCGGTGGTGGTTATTCTGGTCATGGCGCTGGGAGGTTATGCAGTATCTAGATATACAAAGTCAGCTAGCTCCCTGAATGCCTTTGATTTGAGGGAACTTCCATCAGATCAAGTTCCATGA
- the LOC137745782 gene encoding GPN-loop GTPase QQT2-like isoform X2 → MDIDSDSQKINIKSQEAGDPPVPMDSENSSAIKNDGKENEELTNSMKKLQVEESSSGSGQAAVSNFKRKPVIVIVVGMAGSGKTTFMHRLVSHTHESNIRGYVMNLDPAVMTLPFGANIDIRDTVRYKEVMKQFNLGPNGGILTSLNLFATKFDEVVSVIEKRADQLDYVLVDTPGQIEIFTWSASGAIITEAFASTFPTVIAYVVDTPRSASPVTFMSNMLYACSILYKTRLPLVLAFNKIDVAQHQFALEWMEDFETFQAAVSADSSYSSNLAQSLSLVLDEFYKNLRSVGVSAVTGAGMKDFFNAIEASTDEYMETYKADLDKRRAEKQRLEEDHRKENMEKLRKDMEKSRGETVVLSTGLKDKDERGKAMMDEDEEDEVEEEDEVFSEDEEGIDEDEDEEVGRFSF, encoded by the exons ATGGACATTGATTCCGATTCCCAGAAAATCAATATCAAATCCCAGGAAGCAGGCGACCCGCCAGTTCCCATGGACTCTGAAAACTCGTCTGCCATCaaa AATGATGGGAAAGAAAATGAGGAGCTTACTAATTCAATGAAGAAACTCCAAGTTGAGGAATCGTCTTCTGGATCAGGGCAGGCAGCAGTGTCCAACTTCAAGAGAAAACCGGTTATTGTAATCGTTGTGGGCATGGCAG GGAGTGGCAAGACAACCTTTATGCATCGGTTGGTTTCACACACACATGAATCGAACATTCGTGGCTATGTGATGAATCTCGACCCGGCTGTGATGACTCTCCCGTTTGGTGCCAACATTGACATAAGGGATACTGTTCGGTACAAGGAGGTGATGAAACAGTTCAATCTTGGACCAAATGGTGGGATTTTGACTTCACTCAACTTGTTTGCTACCAAGTTTGATGAG GTTGTCTCTGTCATTGAGAAGCGAGCGGATCAGCTTGATTATGTTCTTGTGGACACTCCCGGTCAGATTGAGATATTCACTTGGTCGGCTTCTGGTGCTATCATCACAGAAGCATTTGCTTCAACATTTCCCACTGTAATCGCGTATGTGGTAGATACGCCTCGTTCAGCTAGTCCAGTTACTTTTATGAGCAATATGTTGTACGCTTGCAGTATCCTTTACAAGACAAGGCTGCCTCTTGTGTTGGCATTCAACAAGATTGACGTTGCTCAACATCAGTTTGCTTTGGAG TGGATGGAGGATTTTGAGACATTTCAAGCAGCAGTGAGTGCAGATAGTTCATACTCTTCAAATTTGGCTCAGAGCCTCTCCCTTGTGTTGGATGAATTCTATAAGAACTTGCGGTCTGTTGGAGTGTCTGCGGTTACTGGTGCTGGAATGAAGGATTTCTTTAACGCCATTGAAGCAAGTACTGACGAATACATGGAAACTTATAA GGCTGATCTGGACAAGAGACGGGCAGAGAAGCAACGATTAGAGGAGGACCACAGAAAGGAGAACATGGAGAAGTTAAGGAAGGATATGGAGAAATCCAGGGGAGAAACTGTGGTCTTGAGCACCGGTTTGAAGGACAAAGATGAGAGGGGTAAAGCCATGATGGAtgaggatgaagaagatgaagttgaAGAGGAAGATGAGGTTTTTTCTGAAGATGAGGAAGGtatagatgaagatgaagacgaAGAGGTTGGCAGGTTCTCATTTTAG